The Lycium barbarum isolate Lr01 chromosome 10, ASM1917538v2, whole genome shotgun sequence genome includes a region encoding these proteins:
- the LOC132615533 gene encoding uncharacterized protein LOC132615533, which produces MRYWNSDDFKKISAINKKNRMSSNNEEGPSLHTGGSVAFAEYRRRHKELTGEDLRSDELYLKTHKTKNEKKWICGKSERIWNSVTKNIKEKVGETSTLRNEDGLEVDDGDLERNTTTDGEGEGEETSEDNDCEFVENYTGGATTENLDRNSWTNKKRKNIWSWPQKFFAGRFIEC; this is translated from the exons ATGCGATATTGGAACTCTGACGATTTTAAGAAAATTTCAGCAATCAACAAGAAGAATAGAATGTCATCTAATAATGAAGAAGGTCCTTCCTTACATACTGGCGGATCAGTTGCATTTGCTGAGTACAGAAGACGACAT AAGGAACTAACTGGGGAAGATCTTCGAAGTGATGAATTGTATCTGAAGACTcacaaaacaaaaaatgaaaagaagtgGATCTGTGGGAAGTCGGAAAGGATATGG AATTCAGTTACAAAGAATATTAAGGAGAAGGTTGGTGAAACTTCAACACTAAGGAATGAAGATGGTCTTGAAGTAGATGATGGAGACCTGGAGAGAAACACAACAACAGATGGAGAAGGGGAAGGAGAAGAAACTAGCGAAGACAATGATTGTGAATTTGTTGAAAACTATACCGGAGGAGCAACTACTGAAAACTTGGATAGAAACAGTTGGACGAACAAAAAAAGgaagaatatatggtcttggCCTCAAAAATTCTTTGCTGGCAGATTCATCGAATGCTAA